In one window of Desulfarculaceae bacterium DNA:
- a CDS encoding tetratricopeptide repeat protein produces the protein MNKIEDPSGIPEDEFLREGLVDRLRQYLEAEPKAWHVRYNLGVALMQSGEVDEALVAFRQVMADSPKHMESMINIAAIYLGKGQPEEALKVLTNALKVWDIPLVRANIGVAYLQMDRLDEAAEQLKMALNSAPNMPDALTNLSTIFLRQDNLDKAAQAAREALELNDNFAMAHNNLAVILSEQGDLEQARFHALRARELGYGVHPELAERLELSSD, from the coding sequence ATGAATAAAATCGAAGATCCCAGCGGCATCCCGGAGGACGAGTTTCTGCGGGAAGGCCTGGTGGACCGCCTCCGGCAATACCTGGAGGCCGAGCCCAAGGCCTGGCACGTGCGCTACAACCTGGGCGTGGCCCTGATGCAATCCGGCGAGGTGGACGAGGCCCTGGTTGCCTTCCGCCAGGTGATGGCCGACTCTCCCAAGCACATGGAGAGCATGATCAACATCGCGGCCATTTACCTGGGCAAAGGCCAGCCGGAAGAGGCGCTCAAGGTGCTCACCAACGCCTTGAAGGTGTGGGACATCCCGCTGGTGCGGGCCAACATCGGGGTGGCCTATCTGCAGATGGACCGCCTGGACGAGGCGGCCGAGCAGCTCAAGATGGCGCTGAACTCCGCGCCCAACATGCCCGACGCCCTGACCAACCTGAGCACCATCTTCCTCAGGCAGGACAATCTGGACAAGGCCGCCCAGGCCGCCCGCGAGGCCCTCGAGCTCAACGACAACTTCGCCATGGCCCACAACAACCTGGCGGTGATCCTCTCCGAGCAGGGCGATCTGGAGCAGGCCCGCTTCCATGCCCTCCGGGCCCGGGAGCTGGGTTACGGCGTGCATCCCGAGTTGGCCGAGCGCCTGGAGCTGTCCTCCGACTGA
- a CDS encoding ferredoxin family protein encodes MFEVVVDTDKCIGDEECVEVCPVDVYEMQDGKAVPVNAEECLGCESCIEVCEQDAITVTEV; translated from the coding sequence ATGTTCGAGGTGGTGGTTGACACTGACAAGTGCATCGGCGACGAGGAATGTGTGGAGGTCTGCCCGGTGGACGTGTATGAGATGCAGGACGGCAAGGCCGTTCCGGTCAACGCCGAGGAGTGCCTTGGCTGTGAGAGCTGCATCGAGGTGTGCGAGCAGGACGCCATTACCGTGACCGAGGTCTAG
- the mazG gene encoding nucleoside triphosphate pyrophosphohydrolase → MSEPHGDDPGAALARLVELVARLRAPDGCPWDREQTPASAAAYLLEEAYEAVEAIESGSPAEAMGELGDLLFQVVFQAQLLAEAGQGSLAEIIDQVHAKMTRRHPHVFGEASAKDADEVRERWSEIKKQERGDKAEGLLDSVPRGAPSLLRAQRLGSRAAKAGFDWDDAAGVEEKIAEESAELAAAQGETEREAELGDLLFAWTQWARHQGLGAEAALRAANRRFTARFKAMEAAAWEQGRSLEQMSPGEREELWQTAKAAENSGRSQ, encoded by the coding sequence ATGAGCGAACCCCACGGCGACGACCCCGGCGCGGCCCTGGCGCGCCTGGTGGAGCTGGTGGCCCGCCTCAGGGCCCCGGACGGCTGCCCCTGGGACCGGGAGCAGACCCCGGCCAGCGCGGCGGCCTATCTATTAGAAGAAGCTTACGAGGCGGTGGAGGCCATCGAGAGCGGCAGCCCGGCCGAGGCCATGGGCGAGCTGGGCGACCTGCTCTTCCAAGTGGTCTTCCAGGCCCAGCTCTTGGCCGAGGCCGGCCAGGGGAGCCTGGCCGAGATCATCGACCAGGTGCACGCCAAGATGACCCGGCGGCATCCCCACGTGTTCGGCGAGGCCTCGGCCAAGGACGCGGACGAGGTGCGTGAGCGCTGGAGCGAGATTAAAAAGCAGGAGCGCGGCGACAAGGCCGAGGGCCTGCTGGACAGCGTGCCGAGGGGCGCGCCCTCCTTGCTCAGGGCCCAGCGCCTGGGCTCGCGGGCGGCCAAGGCGGGTTTCGACTGGGACGACGCGGCCGGGGTTGAGGAAAAGATCGCCGAGGAGAGCGCCGAACTGGCCGCCGCGCAAGGCGAAACCGAGCGCGAGGCCGAGTTGGGCGACCTGCTCTTCGCCTGGACCCAATGGGCCCGCCACCAGGGCCTGGGGGCCGAGGCCGCCCTGCGCGCGGCCAACCGCCGTTTCACCGCGCGCTTTAAGGCCATGGAGGCCGCCGCCTGGGAGCAGGGGCGTTCCCTGGAGCAGATGAGCCCCGGGGAGCGCGAGGAGCTGTGGCAAACGGCCAAGGCCGCCGAAAATAGTGGGCGATCCCAATAG
- a CDS encoding SH3 domain-containing protein: MINPKTISRTALALLLAALLVPLAAPPALAQRGGNGHGGGYGGGRGGGPGNYQGPKRYDRMPKGYQRFNYRGRPYYRHGGGYYRPYRGGFRWVLPPVGMFVAALPVGFGTVYVGGLPYFLYGGVYYRPYRTGYVVVSAPVVGGTVVTPAPAAPSAPASGTVVVLSEALNLRSGPGMGYNVVAVLSQNTALELQSRSNGWLYVRAPGGQMGWVARQFTSDSTPVPSG, encoded by the coding sequence ATGATCAACCCCAAGACAATTTCGCGCACCGCCCTGGCCCTGTTGCTGGCCGCGCTGCTGGTGCCCCTGGCCGCGCCCCCGGCCCTGGCCCAACGCGGCGGGAACGGCCATGGCGGCGGCTACGGCGGCGGCCGTGGCGGCGGGCCCGGCAATTACCAAGGTCCCAAGCGCTACGACCGCATGCCCAAGGGCTACCAGCGCTTCAACTACCGCGGCCGGCCCTACTACCGCCATGGCGGCGGCTACTACCGTCCCTATCGCGGCGGCTTCCGGTGGGTGCTCCCGCCGGTGGGGATGTTCGTGGCCGCCCTGCCGGTGGGCTTCGGCACGGTCTACGTGGGCGGGCTGCCCTATTTCTTATACGGCGGGGTCTACTACCGCCCCTATCGCACCGGCTACGTGGTGGTCTCGGCCCCGGTGGTCGGCGGCACGGTGGTGACTCCGGCCCCGGCCGCGCCCTCGGCCCCGGCCAGCGGCACGGTGGTGGTGCTCTCCGAGGCCCTGAACCTGCGCTCCGGGCCGGGCATGGGCTACAACGTGGTGGCGGTGCTCAGCCAGAACACGGCGCTGGAGCTGCAAAGTCGCTCCAACGGCTGGCTCTACGTGCGGGCCCCGGGCGGCCAGATGGGCTGGGTGGCCCGCCAGTTCACCTCGGACAGCACCCCCGTGCCCAGCGGGTAG
- the dsrB gene encoding dissimilatory-type sulfite reductase subunit beta, with translation MAEIVANKLTDIGPPKYDEMWPEVIKNNYGKWLYHDILEPGVMVHVSETGDKVWSLRCAATRLMTTMHLEAICKIADEFGDGFFRFTTRNNVEFIISDESKLEPLKKALADNGQLPLGGTGASITNIVHTQGWVHCHTPAIDASGVVKAVMDELFDYFNSHKLPAQVRISLACCLNMCGAVHCSDISILGVHRKPPVIEHSHLDKMCEIPTTIAACPTAAIKPSKVDDFKSVQVNADRCMFCGNCYTMCPAMPLADAEGDGIALWVGGKVSNSKHMPMFSKLAVPYIPNEPPRWPTTVETIKKIVEVYEGSAMKYERVGEWAQRIGWEKFFEKTGIEFSHHHIDDYRFAATTWRTSTQFKW, from the coding sequence ATGGCAGAAATAGTAGCCAACAAATTGACCGACATTGGGCCCCCTAAGTACGACGAGATGTGGCCCGAGGTCATTAAAAACAACTACGGCAAGTGGCTCTACCACGACATCCTGGAGCCCGGCGTGATGGTGCACGTGTCCGAGACCGGCGACAAGGTCTGGTCGCTGCGTTGCGCCGCCACCCGCCTGATGACCACCATGCACCTGGAAGCCATCTGCAAGATCGCCGACGAGTTCGGCGACGGCTTCTTCCGGTTCACCACGCGTAACAACGTGGAGTTCATCATCAGCGACGAGTCCAAGCTGGAGCCCTTGAAGAAGGCCCTGGCCGACAACGGTCAGCTGCCCCTGGGCGGCACCGGCGCTTCCATCACCAACATCGTGCACACCCAGGGTTGGGTGCATTGCCACACCCCGGCCATCGACGCCTCGGGCGTGGTCAAGGCGGTGATGGACGAGCTGTTCGATTACTTCAACTCCCACAAGCTGCCGGCCCAGGTGCGTATCTCCCTGGCCTGCTGCCTGAACATGTGCGGCGCCGTGCACTGCTCGGACATCTCGATCCTGGGCGTGCACCGCAAGCCTCCGGTCATCGAGCACAGCCACCTGGACAAGATGTGCGAGATCCCGACCACCATCGCCGCTTGCCCCACCGCCGCCATCAAGCCGTCCAAGGTGGACGACTTCAAGAGCGTGCAGGTCAATGCCGACCGCTGCATGTTCTGCGGCAACTGCTACACCATGTGCCCGGCCATGCCTTTGGCCGACGCCGAGGGCGACGGCATCGCCCTGTGGGTGGGTGGCAAGGTCTCCAACAGCAAGCACATGCCCATGTTCTCCAAGCTGGCCGTGCCCTACATCCCCAACGAGCCTCCCCGCTGGCCCACCACGGTCGAGACGATCAAGAAGATCGTCGAGGTCTACGAGGGCAGCGCGATGAAGTACGAGCGCGTTGGTGAGTGGGCTCAGCGTATCGGTTGGGAGAAGTTCTTCGAGAAGACCGGCATCGAGTTCAGCCACCACCACATCGACGACTACCGCTTCGCCGCCACCACCTGGCGGACCTCGACCCAGTTCAAGTGGTAG
- a CDS encoding dissimilatory sulfite reductase D family protein, with the protein MANDQEIRDLVLKVMEKKQKRMMMKDLLKEVQKLDDSVEKRPLKKVTTSMIQDQSLQYWSSGSTTYFALPGGKHAEGED; encoded by the coding sequence ATGGCCAACGATCAAGAAATCCGCGACCTCGTCCTCAAGGTCATGGAAAAAAAGCAAAAGCGCATGATGATGAAGGACCTGCTCAAAGAGGTCCAGAAGCTGGACGATAGCGTGGAGAAGCGCCCCCTGAAAAAGGTGACCACCTCCATGATCCAGGATCAGTCCCTGCAGTACTGGTCCAGCGGCTCCACCACCTACTTCGCCCTTCCCGGTGGCAAGCACGCCGAGGGCGAGGACTAG
- a CDS encoding pyridoxamine 5'-phosphate oxidase family protein, with the protein MIMELEQYFESAKGMGVLATADGEGKVDAAVYSRPHFLGPDTVAFIMPDRLTHHNLQSNPHAAYLFAEEGSQRKGQRLMLTKLREETDQAKIAELRRSHHGGEGEPRYLVVFKIDKVLPLIGAGKEG; encoded by the coding sequence ATGATTATGGAGCTGGAGCAGTATTTCGAGAGCGCCAAGGGCATGGGCGTGTTGGCCACGGCCGACGGCGAGGGCAAGGTGGACGCGGCGGTGTACTCGCGGCCCCATTTCCTGGGCCCGGATACGGTGGCCTTCATCATGCCCGACCGCCTGACCCACCACAACTTGCAGTCCAACCCCCATGCGGCCTATCTCTTTGCCGAGGAGGGCTCCCAGCGCAAGGGCCAGCGCCTGATGCTAACCAAGCTTCGCGAGGAGACCGACCAGGCCAAAATCGCCGAGCTCAGGCGCAGCCACCACGGCGGCGAGGGCGAGCCGCGCTATCTGGTGGTGTTCAAAATCGACAAGGTCTTGCCCCTGATCGGCGCGGGCAAGGAGGGGTAG
- a CDS encoding cobyrinate a,c-diamide synthase, with protein sequence MAPARQNPAPPRVVMAALRGGSGKTTLTLGLIQALADRGLAVAPFKKGPDYIDPFWLSEAAGAPCRNLDPYLMGREQVRRSFTWHAAGYAAAVIEGNRGLYDGMDAEGSFSTAELAKMLSAPLIVALDCSMASRTVAAVALGCQRFDPELNLAGFILNPVGNPRQESVVRAAVEAATGLPVLGAVPRLKLDLPERHMGLVPPQEHARVAEALHQAARSVAGHVDLDAVWSLMTSAPSWSGEGPPEGLMPAEPPRGKGPRIAVIRDAAFGFYYAENLEALANYGAELVFCSALGDRKLPAVDALYLGGGFPETHARSLAANASFRASLLEAARDGLPVYAECGGLMYLGRSLIVDGEAHAMAGILPLDFAMKRRPQGHGYTLCRVDGENPFWPMGYEFKAHEFHYSEPLPLPEAELSFAYKVLRGKGVTGDRGGLVWQRVLGTYHHVHALGSPGWAPGLVQAALKQ encoded by the coding sequence ATGGCGCCAGCCCGGCAAAACCCAGCCCCGCCCCGCGTGGTCATGGCCGCCCTTAGGGGCGGCAGCGGCAAGACCACTCTGACCCTGGGCCTTATCCAGGCCCTGGCCGACCGTGGTTTGGCCGTGGCGCCCTTCAAGAAGGGCCCGGACTACATCGATCCCTTCTGGCTCAGCGAGGCGGCGGGCGCGCCCTGCCGCAACCTGGACCCCTATCTCATGGGCCGGGAGCAGGTGCGCCGCTCCTTCACCTGGCACGCGGCGGGCTATGCCGCGGCGGTGATCGAGGGCAACCGGGGCCTCTACGACGGCATGGACGCGGAGGGGTCCTTCTCCACCGCCGAGCTGGCCAAGATGCTCTCCGCGCCGCTCATCGTGGCCCTGGACTGCTCCATGGCCAGCCGGACGGTGGCCGCGGTGGCCCTGGGCTGCCAGCGCTTCGACCCGGAGCTCAACCTGGCGGGCTTCATCCTCAACCCGGTGGGCAACCCCCGCCAGGAGTCGGTGGTGCGCGCGGCGGTGGAGGCGGCCACGGGCCTGCCGGTGCTGGGCGCGGTGCCCCGGCTGAAGCTGGACCTGCCCGAGCGCCACATGGGCCTGGTGCCCCCCCAAGAGCACGCCCGGGTGGCCGAGGCCCTGCACCAGGCGGCGCGCAGCGTGGCCGGCCACGTGGACCTGGACGCGGTGTGGTCGCTGATGACCAGCGCCCCGTCCTGGAGCGGCGAGGGCCCGCCCGAGGGGCTGATGCCCGCCGAGCCGCCCCGGGGCAAGGGCCCGCGCATCGCGGTGATCCGGGACGCGGCCTTTGGCTTCTACTACGCCGAAAACCTGGAGGCCCTGGCCAACTACGGGGCCGAGCTGGTGTTTTGCTCCGCCCTGGGCGACCGCAAGCTGCCCGCCGTGGACGCGCTCTACCTGGGCGGCGGCTTCCCCGAGACCCACGCCCGCTCCCTGGCGGCCAACGCCTCCTTCCGGGCCTCGCTCTTGGAGGCGGCCCGGGACGGCCTGCCCGTCTACGCCGAGTGCGGCGGGCTGATGTACCTGGGCCGCAGCCTCATCGTGGATGGCGAGGCCCACGCCATGGCCGGGATCTTGCCCCTGGATTTCGCCATGAAGCGCCGGCCCCAGGGCCACGGCTACACCCTGTGCCGGGTTGACGGCGAAAACCCATTTTGGCCCATGGGTTACGAGTTCAAGGCCCACGAATTCCACTATTCGGAGCCTTTGCCCCTGCCCGAGGCCGAGCTGAGCTTCGCCTACAAGGTTCTCCGGGGCAAGGGCGTCACCGGCGACCGGGGCGGCTTGGTTTGGCAAAGGGTGCTGGGCACCTATCACCACGTGCACGCCCTGGGCTCGCCGGGGTGGGCTCCGGGCCTGGTCCAGGCGGCCCTAAAACAGTAA
- the dsrA gene encoding dissimilatory-type sulfite reductase subunit alpha encodes MAKLHDTPMLDELEKGPWPSFVTDIKKLAEAGNEPCADLLGQLELSYKDKEGHWKHGGIVGVLGYGGGVIGRYSDVPELFPGVEHFHTLRVNQPASKFYKTERLREVMEIWDRRGSSMLNMHGSTGDMVLLGAFTEELEPIFAELTQKGWDLGGSGSALRTPSCCVGKARCEFACIDTQDICYNLTMEFQDEMHRPAWPYKFKFKVDGCPNCCVASLARSDCAIIGTWRDDIRIDQEKVAAYVNGEIAAHGGAHGQDDKLDIKADVIDLCPTGCMAYVDGKLEINNAECTRCMHCINVMPQALRPGLDKGASILIGAKAPILDGAQMGSLIIPFIKMEEPYDDFKEFVEKMWDWWDENGKNRERIGECIQRLGLSAFIEACDLDPIPQMVKEPRSNPYIFYKEDEVPGGFERDIADYRKKHAR; translated from the coding sequence ATGGCTAAACTGCATGACACTCCGATGCTGGACGAGCTGGAAAAAGGGCCTTGGCCAAGCTTCGTTACCGACATCAAAAAACTAGCTGAAGCCGGTAATGAACCTTGCGCCGACCTTTTGGGTCAGCTCGAGCTCTCCTACAAGGATAAGGAGGGCCACTGGAAGCACGGCGGCATCGTGGGCGTTCTGGGTTATGGTGGCGGCGTTATCGGCCGTTACTCCGACGTACCCGAGCTGTTCCCGGGCGTGGAGCACTTCCACACCCTGCGTGTGAACCAGCCCGCATCCAAGTTCTACAAAACCGAGCGCCTGCGCGAGGTCATGGAGATTTGGGACCGCCGCGGTTCCTCCATGCTCAACATGCACGGCTCCACCGGCGACATGGTGCTTCTGGGCGCCTTCACCGAGGAGCTGGAGCCCATCTTCGCCGAGCTGACCCAAAAGGGTTGGGACCTGGGCGGATCCGGTTCGGCTCTGCGCACCCCCTCCTGCTGTGTGGGCAAGGCTCGTTGTGAGTTCGCCTGCATCGACACCCAGGACATCTGCTACAACCTGACCATGGAGTTCCAGGACGAGATGCACCGTCCGGCCTGGCCCTACAAGTTCAAGTTCAAGGTTGACGGTTGCCCCAACTGCTGCGTGGCCTCGCTGGCCCGCTCCGACTGCGCCATCATCGGCACCTGGCGCGATGACATCCGCATCGACCAGGAAAAGGTCGCCGCTTACGTCAACGGCGAGATCGCGGCCCACGGCGGCGCTCACGGCCAGGACGACAAGCTGGACATCAAGGCCGACGTCATCGACCTGTGCCCCACCGGCTGCATGGCCTACGTGGACGGCAAGCTGGAAATCAACAACGCCGAGTGCACCCGCTGCATGCACTGCATCAACGTGATGCCGCAGGCGCTGCGCCCGGGCCTGGACAAGGGCGCCAGCATTCTGATCGGCGCCAAGGCCCCCATCCTCGACGGCGCCCAGATGGGTTCGCTGATCATCCCCTTCATCAAGATGGAAGAGCCCTACGACGACTTCAAGGAGTTCGTCGAGAAGATGTGGGACTGGTGGGATGAGAACGGCAAGAACCGTGAGCGCATCGGTGAGTGCATTCAGCGCCTGGGCCTGTCCGCGTTCATCGAGGCCTGTGACCTCGATCCCATCCCGCAGATGGTCAAGGAGCCCCGCTCCAACCCCTACATCTTCTACAAAGAGGATGAGGTGCCGGGCGGCTTCGAGCGCGATATCGCTGACTACCGCAAGAAGCACGCTCGCTAG
- a CDS encoding cytochrome c family protein, whose amino-acid sequence MKKCCIAVFVVLAFAITALVGTAIAQDTKSGKVPDTFDIKDPGFKKFKKAPVKFTHQEHSVKFKLACTQCHHVYKDGKNVFKDGDKVEKCSKCHTSPKKNQGKMLSLYNAYHKNCRDCHKEAKKGPTKCNQCHPKK is encoded by the coding sequence ATGAAGAAGTGTTGCATCGCCGTGTTTGTGGTGCTGGCCTTTGCCATTACGGCCCTGGTGGGCACGGCAATCGCCCAGGACACCAAGTCGGGCAAGGTGCCGGACACCTTCGACATCAAGGACCCGGGTTTTAAGAAGTTCAAGAAGGCGCCGGTGAAGTTCACGCACCAGGAACACAGCGTGAAGTTCAAGCTGGCCTGCACCCAGTGCCACCACGTCTACAAGGACGGCAAGAACGTCTTTAAGGACGGTGATAAGGTCGAGAAGTGCTCCAAGTGTCACACCAGCCCCAAGAAGAACCAGGGCAAGATGCTGAGCCTTTACAACGCCTATCACAAGAACTGCCGCGATTGCCACAAGGAGGCCAAGAAGGGCCCCACCAAGTGCAATCAGTGCCACCCCAAGAAGTAA
- a CDS encoding tetratricopeptide repeat protein, whose protein sequence is MKVDLTQALESLDEARLLESDEGTANALFKVGVGYLQRGSLDAAAEALDEALHLCTKLENPVGRGQVLLRLAELAAAANQPEAALERLSQAEESFRSIPDQAGLASALERKGNLLEAQGDLEGAAGALEEALRLAQEAGDELSQLLLYQYLAPLYRKAGHAETALEAYRRLGVLCQALNDPQREALALVGVGALLAQRGDVEEADQALAGAQELFHRMALPQQAKQVAAERERLKATD, encoded by the coding sequence GTGAAAGTAGACTTGACCCAGGCCCTGGAGAGCCTGGATGAGGCCCGCCTGCTGGAGTCGGACGAAGGCACGGCCAACGCCTTGTTCAAGGTGGGAGTGGGATACCTGCAAAGGGGCAGCCTGGACGCGGCCGCCGAGGCCCTGGACGAGGCGCTGCACCTGTGCACCAAGCTGGAAAACCCCGTGGGCCGGGGGCAGGTGCTCTTGCGCCTGGCCGAGCTGGCCGCCGCGGCGAACCAGCCCGAAGCGGCCCTGGAGCGTCTGAGCCAGGCTGAGGAGAGCTTCCGGAGCATCCCCGACCAGGCCGGGCTGGCCTCGGCCCTGGAGCGCAAGGGCAACCTCCTGGAGGCCCAGGGCGACCTGGAAGGAGCGGCCGGGGCCCTGGAAGAGGCCCTGCGCCTGGCCCAGGAAGCGGGCGACGAGCTCAGCCAGCTTCTGCTCTACCAATACCTGGCCCCCCTGTACCGCAAGGCCGGCCACGCCGAGACCGCCCTGGAGGCCTACCGCCGCCTGGGGGTGCTCTGCCAGGCGCTCAACGATCCCCAGCGGGAGGCCCTGGCCTTGGTGGGCGTGGGCGCCCTCTTGGCCCAGCGGGGCGATGTGGAGGAGGCGGACCAGGCCCTGGCCGGGGCCCAGGAGCTGTTTCACCGAATGGCCCTGCCCCAACAGGCCAAGCAGGTGGCCGCCGAGCGCGAGCGCCTCAAGGCCACGGACTAG
- a CDS encoding lipid-binding SYLF domain-containing protein, with protein MKLLGKMLMILAMLGLVLAAPAWAGSDKLEADLKVQQARIAFLKFMESPDAGTPRWLLKRCRGVALFPGMIKAGFIVGGNYGNGVILSRKPDGSWSAPAFFEMGGASLGLQIGASSTDVFMVIMTEVGMNALLKNQVKLGVDASAAAGPVGRDTSAALTGGSFKADVYSYSRSAGLFAGAMLSGAGIEYDRKFTTDYYGAPYNVATIFKGEKNKPVIPPSAQQLIDTLNKYD; from the coding sequence ATGAAGTTATTGGGCAAGATGCTCATGATCCTGGCGATGCTGGGCCTGGTTCTGGCGGCGCCGGCCTGGGCGGGCTCGGACAAGCTGGAGGCCGACCTCAAGGTGCAGCAGGCCCGCATAGCCTTCCTCAAGTTCATGGAGTCGCCCGACGCGGGCACCCCGCGCTGGCTGCTCAAACGCTGCCGGGGGGTGGCCCTGTTCCCAGGCATGATCAAGGCCGGGTTCATCGTGGGCGGCAACTACGGCAACGGGGTGATCCTCAGCCGCAAGCCCGACGGCTCCTGGAGCGCGCCCGCCTTCTTCGAGATGGGCGGGGCCTCCCTGGGCCTGCAAATAGGGGCCAGCAGCACCGACGTGTTCATGGTGATCATGACCGAGGTGGGCATGAACGCCCTGCTTAAAAACCAGGTCAAGCTGGGGGTGGACGCCTCGGCCGCGGCCGGGCCGGTGGGGCGCGACACCTCCGCCGCCCTGACCGGGGGCAGCTTCAAAGCCGACGTGTACTCCTACTCGCGCAGCGCGGGGCTCTTTGCCGGGGCCATGCTTTCCGGCGCGGGCATCGAGTACGACCGCAAGTTCACCACCGACTACTACGGCGCGCCCTACAACGTGGCCACCATCTTCAAGGGCGAAAAAAATAAGCCGGTCATCCCGCCCAGCGCCCAGCAGCTCATCGACACCCTGAACAAGTACGACTAG
- a CDS encoding MFS transporter — MPKTPPPQSCLNEAPAKTVQEYIDETPCWPDGTQAPASPMTTMQWRIWWLATAGKFFEGLVVFMTGVALPLMVRQFDLSPAEKGLVGAAPLLGILVGATALGGLADRLGRRAMFIAEMFLFTLCLACLVFSQGYAWVLVFLFGMGLALGCDYPTAHVMISESIPTNDRGRLVLGAFGFQAVGALVGTLVGYLILFKNPSLGAWRWMYATAVVPALAVCVGRFFVTQSPQWLVTMGRMEEAVAATRRLLHRDPPYPKEIVLAPATGQEAGDNGKGYGELFQKKHRRATLLASLPWFLQDLSTYGIGIFTPTILATAIGARPLHERNVADIIYNDILAAKGAALIDLLLIVGIVGAVLLADRLGRIKLQVAGFIGCALGLFLASQSMSGEGPAQIGFLFMGFMIFSLMTNLGPNSMTYLIAGEVFPTRVRAKGAGLAASFAKIGAVLTAFWFPIVLGDIGAPTLLAILMGTSIAGAAITWFLRIETAGVNLETVGEETKNGESGQKVF, encoded by the coding sequence TTGCCCAAAACCCCGCCGCCCCAGAGCTGCCTGAACGAGGCCCCGGCCAAGACGGTGCAGGAGTACATAGACGAGACCCCCTGCTGGCCCGACGGCACCCAGGCCCCGGCCTCGCCCATGACCACCATGCAGTGGCGCATCTGGTGGCTGGCCACGGCGGGCAAGTTCTTCGAGGGCCTGGTGGTGTTCATGACCGGAGTGGCCCTGCCCCTGATGGTCCGGCAGTTCGACCTGAGTCCGGCCGAGAAGGGCCTGGTGGGCGCGGCCCCGCTCTTGGGCATCCTGGTGGGGGCCACCGCTCTGGGCGGCCTGGCCGACCGCCTGGGCCGCCGGGCCATGTTCATCGCCGAGATGTTCCTGTTCACCCTGTGCCTGGCCTGCCTGGTGTTCAGCCAGGGCTACGCCTGGGTGCTGGTGTTTCTCTTCGGCATGGGCCTGGCCCTGGGCTGCGACTACCCCACGGCCCACGTGATGATCTCCGAGAGCATCCCCACCAACGACCGGGGACGCCTGGTGCTGGGGGCCTTCGGCTTCCAGGCGGTGGGCGCCCTGGTGGGCACCCTGGTGGGCTACCTCATCCTGTTCAAGAACCCCTCCCTGGGGGCCTGGCGCTGGATGTACGCCACCGCCGTGGTACCGGCCCTGGCGGTTTGTGTGGGGCGCTTTTTCGTGACCCAGAGCCCCCAGTGGCTGGTGACCATGGGACGCATGGAAGAGGCGGTGGCGGCCACCCGCCGCCTGCTGCACCGCGACCCGCCCTACCCCAAGGAGATCGTCCTGGCCCCGGCGACCGGCCAAGAGGCGGGCGACAACGGCAAGGGGTACGGCGAGCTGTTCCAAAAGAAGCACCGGCGGGCCACCCTCTTAGCCTCGCTGCCCTGGTTCCTGCAAGACCTGAGCACCTACGGCATCGGCATCTTCACCCCCACCATCCTGGCCACGGCCATCGGGGCCAGGCCCCTGCACGAGCGCAACGTGGCCGACATCATCTACAACGACATCCTGGCCGCCAAGGGCGCGGCGCTCATCGACCTGCTGCTCATAGTGGGCATCGTGGGGGCGGTGCTTTTGGCCGACCGCCTGGGGCGCATCAAGCTACAGGTGGCCGGCTTCATCGGCTGCGCCCTGGGGCTCTTTCTGGCCTCCCAGTCCATGTCCGGCGAGGGCCCGGCCCAGATCGGCTTTTTGTTCATGGGCTTCATGATCTTCAGCCTGATGACCAACCTGGGGCCCAACTCCATGACCTACCTCATCGCGGGCGAGGTGTTCCCCACCCGGGTGCGGGCCAAGGGCGCGGGCCTGGCGGCCTCCTTCGCCAAGATCGGGGCGGTGCTCACCGCCTTCTGGTTCCCCATCGTGCTGGGCGATATCGGCGCGCCCACCCTGCTGGCCATCCTCATGGGCACCAGCATCGCCGGGGCGGCGATCACCTGGTTCCTGCGCATCGAGACCGCTGGGGTTAATTTGGAGACGGTGGGGGAGGAGACGAAGAATGGAGAATCGGGGCAAAAAGTCTTTTGA